The sequence ctaaaatatatccatgtatgcatagacacctatagtggattcatctgtgcaactctccaaacaggagaggccaccaaacatgtcatagctcatttattgcattgcttttctattttaggaatacccaaacaaatcaaaacagataatggccccggttatatatccaaaaccttcttacaattttgtaataccctacaaattaaacataccacaggcattccctataatccccaaggacaaggtatagtagaaagagctcatctgtcattaaaaactattatcacaaaattaaaaggggggagctggtaccccgtgaagggtacccccagaaacatactcaatcatgccctgtttattcttaattttttaaatttggacagtcatggaaaatcggctgccgaccgtttctggcatcctgaatctcaaaaacagtttgcaatggtaaaatggaaagatccacttgatagttcatggcatggccccgatccagttttaatttggggaagaggctcagtatgcatcttctcacaaaaaaatgatgcagccagatggctgcctgaaagattggtaagacaaataaatcataaccattgtcagtccagggaagataaatctccctgagaagttctttccttcttgtttttcagaaaatgaagcctaatatgaaattcctttggagaataatcgctctatataacatagtgacagtctatgcaggttttggtgaccctcgtaaggcaaaagaattattacgaaaacaatacggccagccttgtgactgcagagggggacaaatatctgaacctccgtcagatagaatcacccaggtgacctgcacgggcaagacagcttacctaatgccaaaccagttatggaaatgtaagtctaccccaagagatacctcacctagcgggccgctcctagaatgcccttgtagctctttccaatcttctgtacatagttcctgttatacctcctatcaacaatgcaaatcaggcaatagaacatattatacggccacgttactaaaaacacaaactggaggcatcaatgacgtacaagtattaggatccactaataaacttgtacaatctccttgtaacggccaaaaaggaaagcctgtttgttggagcactaccgcccccattcacatttctgatggaggaggcccattagatattacaagaattaaaaccgtccagaaaaaattagaagaaattcataaagcttCTTATCCTGAACTTCAATATCACCCTTTAGCCTTGCCTGAGCTTAGAGATAATTTTAGGCTCGATGCCCAAAGCTTTGATATCCTCAATGCtacttacaatttacttcaaatgtccaatacaagcctggcccacgattgttggctttgtcttaaaatgggcccccctattcctctagccatacctaacctttcattgccctatgtcaattactcaaatgaatccttagtaaataattcctgtcctattACCCCCCCCCCTTAGTTCAACCGATGAtgttttctaattcctcttgcctcttttcaccatcatataataacactaaagaaattgatttaggctatgttgtgtttggcaactgtacttccataatcaatgccaccaaccctttgtgtgctataaatggctcggttttcgtttgtggaaacaacatggcatatacgtatctacctacaaattggacagggctttgtgttctggccactcttctccccgacattgatatcatccctggagatgaacctatccccatccctgctattgaacattttatttatagaccgaaacgagccatacaatttattcccttgttggctagactaggaatcaccactgcttttactacaggagccacaggcctaggagtctcactaacccaatatactaaattatccaatcaattaatctcagatgtacagaccttatccagtactatacaagatttataagaccaagtagactcgttagctgaagtagttctccaaaatagaagaggtctagatttgttaacggcagaacagggagggatatgtttggctttacaggaaaagtgctgtttttacgccaacaaatccggaatcgtcagagataagataaaaactttgcaagaagaactagaaaagcgcagaaaaggcctggccgccaatccactatggactggactcgatggacttctcccctatctcctgccattcCTTGGTCCTTTACTCACCCTTCTACTTTtcctcactctcgggcctataatccttaataagc comes from Macaca mulatta isolate MMU2019108-1 chromosome 10, T2T-MMU8v2.0, whole genome shotgun sequence and encodes:
- the LOC144331487 gene encoding uncharacterized protein LOC144331487, which codes for MTSDQRNRNLATPSSTVLSPFLVSLVPQIPTPSSRACSDYPTGRDTWRPNRDLETRDSVRKRMPKDGRPLTKTKGVKLFRSPREPAASESKKMKPNMKFLWRIIALYNIVTVYAGFGDPRKAKELLRKQYGQPCDCRGGQISEPPSDRITQVTCTGKTAYLMPNQLWKCKSTPRDTSPSGPLLECPCSSFQSSVHSSCYTSYQQCKSGNRTYYTATLLKTQTGGINDVQVLGSTNKLVQSPCNGQKGKPVCWSTTAPIHISDGGGPLDITRIKTVQKKLEEIHKASYPELQYHPLALPELRDNFRLDAQSFDILNATYNLLQMSNTSLAHDCWLCLKMGPPIPLAIPNLSLPYVNYSNESLVNNSCPITPPP